In one Thermanaerovibrio velox DSM 12556 genomic region, the following are encoded:
- a CDS encoding poly-gamma-glutamate biosynthesis protein PgsC/CapC — MQDVKDLSVMAMGVALSMWYHRRTGWPCGGLMSPGLMALQGNPLSMLLLLGSSVLVFLPLRCLALRFGLYGREKVGTALLLALFLKGVVSAMALRFPHLTPQALIHPGWAGFVVPGIVAAEADSHGLLPVMAGTAAVGAATAFAAVLLWG; from the coding sequence ATGCAAGACGTTAAGGATTTGTCGGTGATGGCCATGGGGGTTGCCCTTTCCATGTGGTATCACCGTCGCACCGGTTGGCCCTGCGGGGGGCTGATGTCCCCGGGTCTCATGGCCCTGCAGGGTAACCCCCTGTCCATGCTGCTGCTTTTGGGCTCCTCGGTGCTGGTGTTCCTGCCCCTTCGGTGCCTGGCCCTCCGGTTCGGCCTTTACGGCCGGGAAAAGGTGGGAACGGCGCTGCTCCTCGCCCTCTTCCTTAAAGGGGTGGTTTCAGCTATGGCCCTTCGGTTTCCCCATTTGACCCCCCAGGCGCTCATCCACCCCGGTTGGGCGGGTTTCGTGGTGCCCGGCATAGTGGCTGCGGAGGCGGACTCCCATGGACTTCTCCCCGTGATGGCCGGGACCGCCGCCGTGGGTGCCGCAACCGCCTTTGCGGCGGTTCTCCTGTGGGGGTGA